A region of Cataglyphis hispanica isolate Lineage 1 chromosome 8, ULB_Chis1_1.0, whole genome shotgun sequence DNA encodes the following proteins:
- the LOC126851611 gene encoding arrestin domain-containing protein 17-like, with amino-acid sequence MPSLRTFRIEFDRPGATYAPGELVTGNVIVDLVREKSIRALKLLVKGEANVSWKRSRTVNDSRGNRTEVDHLRASEQYFNLTYYLFASTTGDQVRMPEGFHKYPFNFSLPYNIPCSLEHVNGHIRYTTKAIIDRPWRFDHECKIAFTVVASYDLNAHSQQCLGINDETNENFYSFCCFNIGSIKTRIKIPTTGFVPGQSIDTMINLNNNSSVNVSKISVKLERSLEFHAKTPYSSTKKDKSVVRADESMGPFDRYVDLVSRLQVPPIPPSQLEYCSIIDQKYTLCIIIHVSGMHCNITKTYPILIGTIPLRSIISSVPYTQTIQPTAPMMQYDDPPPPMPMSPDYAPPNIPYSGPIDFVSADQPSTSVNQWDIPPPSYEECMQRADSIKDHNESDYVHGANEPFAPRYPVFNFPTTYPPGK; translated from the exons ATGCCGTCGCTGAGGACTTTTCGCATCGAGTTCGATCGGCCAGGCGCTACTTACGCGCCCGGCGAACTAGTTACCGGCAACGTTATCGTCGACCTGGTCAGGGAGAAATCCATCAGAG cgCTGAAATTATTAGTTAAGGGAGAAGCTAATGTTAGCTGGAAGAGATCAAGGACTGTCAACGATTCTCGAGGAAATCGCACCGAGGTTGATCATCTCCGAGCAAGCGAGCAGTATTTTAATCTGACTTATTATCTGTTTGCAAGTACAAcag gTGATCAAGTGCGGATGCCAGAAGGGTTTCATAAATacccttttaatttttcactaCCCTATAATATACCATGTAGCTTGGAACATGTAAATGGTCACATCAGATATACGACGAAAGCGATTATTGATAGACCATGGAGATTCGATCATGAATGCAAGATTGCATTTACCGTTGTCGCATCTTACGATTTGAACGCTCACAGTCAACAATGT ctcGGCATAAACGACGAAACGAATGAAAATTTCTATAGTTTCTGCTGTTTCAACATAGGCTCGATAAAGACGCGTATTAAAATACCAACAACTGGATTCGTTCCAGGACAATCGATAGATACGATGATCAACTTGAATAATAACAGCAGTGTCAATGTATCCAAGATCTCCGTTAAATTGGAACGA tcTTTGGAATTCCACGCAAAAACACCGTATAGTTCGACTAAAAAGGATAAATCAGTTGTAAGAGCCGATGAAAGTATGGGACCGTTTGACCGATATGTCGACCTTGTGTCACGATTACAAGTTCCACCAATACCACCATCCCAATTGGAATATTGCAGCATAATAGATCAGAAATATACCTTATGCATCATAATTCACGTTTCAGgaat GCATTGCAACATCACCAAGACTTATCCGATCTTGATCGGGACAATTCCACTGCGTTCAATAATTTCATCTGTACCTTATACACAAACCATACAGCCTACAGCTCCTATGATGCAATATGATGATCCTCCCCCGCCAATGCCAATGTCTCCAGACTATGCTCCACCAAATATACCTTACTCAGGACCCATAGATTTTGTTTCTGCAGATCAACCTAGCACTTCAGTTAACCAGTGGGACATAC CGCCGCCATCATATGAAGAATGTATGCAAAGAGCGGATAGCATTAAAGATCATAATGAATCAGATTACGTGCATGGTGCTAACGAGCCTTTCGCACCAAGATATCCAGTCTTTAATTTTCCAACGACTT ATCCACCTGGAAAATAA